The proteins below are encoded in one region of Pleuronectes platessa chromosome 14, fPlePla1.1, whole genome shotgun sequence:
- the LOC128456021 gene encoding 10 kDa heat shock protein, mitochondrial isoform X2 — protein MAFRKFLPLFDRVLVERLIADTVTKGGILLPEKSQGKVLQATVVAIGPGAVNPKGDLQSVSVKVGEKVLLPEYGGTKVVLDDKDYFLFRDGDILGKYAE, from the exons ATG GCCTTCAGAAAATTCCTTCCCTTGTTCGACCGGGTGCTGGTGGAGCGCCTCATTGCAGACACCGTGACGAAGGGCGGCATCCTGCTGCCGGAGAAGTCTCAAGGCAAAGTGCTGCAGGCCACCGTCGTGGCCATCGGACCTGGAGCTGTCAACCCG aaaggaGACCTGCAGTCTGTCAGTGTGAAGGTCGGAGAGAAGGTTCTCCTCCCAGAGTACGGTGGAACTAAAGTCGTGCTGGACGACAAG GACTATTTCCTGTTCCGTGATGGAGACATCCTTGGTAAATACGCCGAATGA
- the LOC128456021 gene encoding MOB-like protein phocein isoform X1: MVMAEGSAVLRRNRPGTKAKDFYNWPDESFEEMDSTLAVQQYIQQNIRSDCSNIDKILEPPEGQDEGVWKYEHLRQFCLELNGLAVKLQSECHPDTCTQMTATEQWIFLCAAHKTPKECPAIDYTRHTLDGAACLLNSNKYFPSRVSIKESSVAKLGSVCRRIYRIFSHAYFHHRQIFDKYENETFLCHRFTRFVMKYNLMSKDNLIVPILEEEVQNTSSAGESEA, from the exons ATGGTCATGGCGGAGGGTTCTGCAGTTCTCAGGAGGAATCGGCCTGGAACCAAGGCGAAG GACTTCTACAACTGGCCGGATGAATCATTCGAGGAGATGGACAGCACGCTCGCTGTCCAACAG TACATTCAGCAGAACATTAGATCAGATTGCTCCAATATCGACAAAATCCTGGAACCTCCGGAGGGTCAGGATGAGGGGGTGTGGAAGTATGAACACCTCAG GCAGTTTTGTCTGGAGCTCAATGGACTAGCTGTAAAACTGCAG agcgAGTGCCACCCAGACACCTGCACCCAGATGACAGCCACAGAGCAGTGGATCTTTTTATGTGCGGCCCACAAGACACCCAAAGAG TGCCCTGCCATTGATTACACCAGGCACACGCTGGACGGAGCTGCCTGTCTTCTCAATAGCAACAAATACTTCCCCAGCAG GGTGAGCATCAAAGAGTCATCGGTGGCTAAACTCGGCTCCGTCTGTCGTCGCATCTATAGGATATTCTCTCATGCCTACTTCCACCACCGCCAGATATTTGACAAGTATGAG aacGAGACGTTCCTGTGTCACCGGTTCACACGCTTCGTCATGAAGTACAACCTGATGTCCAAGGACAACCTGATCGTGCccatcctggaggaggaggtgcagaacACGTCATCAGCCGGGGAGAGCGAGGCCTGA
- the LOC128456021 gene encoding MOB-like protein phocein isoform X3 has protein sequence MAFRKFLPLFDRVLVERLIADTVTKGGILLPEKSQGKVLQATVVAIGPGAVNPDFYNWPDESFEEMDSTLAVQQYIQQNIRSDCSNIDKILEPPEGQDEGVWKYEHLRQFCLELNGLAVKLQSECHPDTCTQMTATEQWIFLCAAHKTPKECPAIDYTRHTLDGAACLLNSNKYFPSRVSIKESSVAKLGSVCRRIYRIFSHAYFHHRQIFDKYENETFLCHRFTRFVMKYNLMSKDNLIVPILEEEVQNTSSAGESEA, from the exons ATG GCCTTCAGAAAATTCCTTCCCTTGTTCGACCGGGTGCTGGTGGAGCGCCTCATTGCAGACACCGTGACGAAGGGCGGCATCCTGCTGCCGGAGAAGTCTCAAGGCAAAGTGCTGCAGGCCACCGTCGTGGCCATCGGACCTGGAGCTGTCAACCCG GACTTCTACAACTGGCCGGATGAATCATTCGAGGAGATGGACAGCACGCTCGCTGTCCAACAG TACATTCAGCAGAACATTAGATCAGATTGCTCCAATATCGACAAAATCCTGGAACCTCCGGAGGGTCAGGATGAGGGGGTGTGGAAGTATGAACACCTCAG GCAGTTTTGTCTGGAGCTCAATGGACTAGCTGTAAAACTGCAG agcgAGTGCCACCCAGACACCTGCACCCAGATGACAGCCACAGAGCAGTGGATCTTTTTATGTGCGGCCCACAAGACACCCAAAGAG TGCCCTGCCATTGATTACACCAGGCACACGCTGGACGGAGCTGCCTGTCTTCTCAATAGCAACAAATACTTCCCCAGCAG GGTGAGCATCAAAGAGTCATCGGTGGCTAAACTCGGCTCCGTCTGTCGTCGCATCTATAGGATATTCTCTCATGCCTACTTCCACCACCGCCAGATATTTGACAAGTATGAG aacGAGACGTTCCTGTGTCACCGGTTCACACGCTTCGTCATGAAGTACAACCTGATGTCCAAGGACAACCTGATCGTGCccatcctggaggaggaggtgcagaacACGTCATCAGCCGGGGAGAGCGAGGCCTGA
- the hspd1 gene encoding 60 kDa heat shock protein, mitochondrial, translated as MFRLPTVMKQVRPVCRALAPHLTRGYAKEVKFGADARALMLQGVDLLADTVAVTMGPKGRNVIIEQSWGSPKVTKDGVTVAKSIDLKDKYKNIGAKLVQDVANNTNEEAGDGTTTATVLARAIAKEGFDCISKGANPVEIRRGVMMAVETVISELKALSRPVTTPEEIAQVATISANGDVEIGTIISNAMKKVGRKGVITVKDGKTLHDELEIIEGMKFDRGYISPYFINSPKGQKCEFQDAYLLLSEKKISTVQSIVPALELANQHRKPLVIIAEDVDGEALSTLVLNRLKVGLQVVAVKAPGFGDNRKNQLRDMAVATGGTVFGDESLGLALEDIQAHDFGKVGEVQITKDDTLLLKGGGSPAEVDKRAAEILEQLESTESDYEKEKLNERLAKLSDGVAVLKIGGTSDVEVNEKKDRVTDALNATRAAVEEGIVPGGGCALLRCIPCLDGIKTANSDQKIGVDIIRRALRIPAMTIAKNAGVEGSLVVEKILQSSDEIGYDAMLGEYVNMVEKGIIDPTKVVRTALMDAAGVASLLATAEAVVTELPKEEKEMPGGMGGMGGMGGMGGGMGF; from the exons ATGTTTCGTCTACCAACAGTCATGAAGCAGGTGAGGCCTGTGTGCCGGGCGCTGGCCCCTCACCTCACACGAGGCTACGCCAAGGAGGTGAAGTTCGGCGCCGACGCTCGCGCCCTCATGCTGCAGGGGGTCGACCTGCTGGCTGACACTGTGGCCGTCACCATGGGTCCAAAG GGTCGTAATGTCATCATCGAGCAGAGCTGGGGCAGCCCCAAGGTCACCAAGGACGGCGTGACGGTGGCCAAGAGCATCGACCTGAAGGACAAGTACAAGAACATCGGGGCCAAGCTGGTGCAGGATGTGGCCAACAACACCAACGAGGAGGCCGGTGACGGCACCACCACCGCCACAGTGCTGGCCCGCGCCATCGCCAAGGAGGGCTTCGACTGCATCAGCAAAGGAGCCAACCCCGTGGAGATCCGCCGTGGAGTCATGATGGCCGTGGAAACCGTCATCAGCGAGCTGAAGGCGCTCTCCAGGCCGGTGACCACGCCAGAGGAGATCGCACAG GTCGCTACAATCTCAGCCAATGGAGACGTGGAGATCGGTACCATCATCTCCAATGCCATGAAGAAAGTCGGCCGCAAGGGAGTCATCACTGTCAAG GACGGGAAGACGCTGCACGATGAGCTGGAGATCATCGAGGGGATGAAGTTTGACCGCGGATACATTTCCCCGTATTTCATCAACTCCCCTAAAG GTCAGAAGTGCGAGTTCCAGGACGCCTACCTGCTGCTGAGCGAGAAGAAGATCTCCACCGTCCAGAGCATCGTTCCAGCTCTGGAGCTCGCCAACCAGCACCGCAAGCCACTGGTTATTATAGCTGAGGATGTGGATGGAGAGGCTCTCAGCACCTTGGTCCTCAACAG GCTGAAGGTCGGGCTTCAGGTGGTCGCTGTTAAAGCTCCGGGCTTCGGAGACAACAGGAAGAACCAGCTGAGGGATATGGCCGTCGCCACTGGGGGCACC gtgtTCGGGGATGAGTCTCTGGGTCTGGCCCTCGAAGACATCCAGGCTCACGACTTCGGTAAAGTCGGTGAGGTGCAGATCACCAAAGACGACACGTTGCTGCTGAAGGGAGGCGGCAGCCCCGCGGAGGTTGATAAACGTGCAGCAGAgatcctggagcagctggaaagcACCGAGAGCGACTACGAGAAGGAGAAACTGAACGAGAGGCTCGCCAAGCTGTCGGACGGAGTCGCTGTGCTCAAG ATCGGAGGAACGAGTGATGTGGAGGTGAACGAGAAGAAGGATCGCGTGACCGACGCTCTGAACGCCACCCGGGCGGCTGTGGAGGAGGGGATCGTCCCCGGTGGAGGCTGCGCTCTGCTGCGCTGCATCCCGTGTCTGGATGGCATCAAAACCGCCAACTCTGACCAGAAGATCG GTGTGGACATCATCAGGAGGGCGCTGCGTATCCCCGCCATGACCATCGCTAAGAACGCCGGCGTGGAGGGTTCACTGGTGGTGGAGAAGATCCTCCAGTCATCAGATGAGATCGGCTACGACGCCATGTTGGGAGAGTACGTCAACATGGTGGAGAAGGGCATCATCGACCCCACCAAG GTGGTGAGGACGGCGCTGATGGACGCTGCGGGCGTGGCTTCTCTGCTCGCCACCGCCGAGGCCGTCGTCACGGAGCTTcccaaagaggagaaggagatgccTGGTGGTATGGGAGGCATGGGTGGAATGGGCGGCATGGGAGGAGGCATGGGTTTCTAA